The Oscillospiraceae bacterium genome contains a region encoding:
- a CDS encoding hypothetical protein (frameshifted, deletion at around 1104420) produces MNGLVISKAAHRCTVYGREAALTPLEFSILWYLCSMRGRVVASEELFSAVWGEKYWESNNTVMSHIARLREKLGDTGRKPKFIKTVWGVGYTIE; encoded by the coding sequence GTGAACGGCCTTGTGATCTCGAAGGCGGCCCACCGCTGCACCGTGTACGGCAGGGAGGCGGCGCTGACCCCGCTGGAATTTTCGATCCTGTGGTACCTGTGCAGCATGCGGGGCCGGGTGGTGGCCAGCGAGGAGCTGTTCAGCGCGGTGTGGGGCGAAAAATATTGGGAGAGCAACAACACCGTGATGAGCCACATTGCCCGCCTGCGGGAAAAGCTGGGCGACACCGGCCGCAAGCCGAAATTCATCAAGACCGTGTGGGGGGTGGGGTACACCATTGAATAA
- a CDS encoding hypothetical protein (frameshifted, deletion at around 1104417), with amino-acid sequence MNERILVVDDEAAIADLVEVYLKNEGFEVCKCGTAAEALAAAASQPPDLAILDVMLPDMDGFTLCQRLRQEYFWPILMLTAKVEDMDKIMGLTLGADDYITKPFNPLELVARVKRPNCGAATATTGPPRPHRSRRSWR; translated from the coding sequence ATGAACGAGCGCATTCTGGTGGTGGACGACGAGGCCGCCATTGCCGACCTGGTGGAGGTATATCTGAAAAACGAGGGGTTCGAGGTGTGCAAGTGCGGCACCGCGGCCGAGGCGCTGGCAGCGGCCGCCAGCCAGCCGCCGGACCTGGCCATTTTGGATGTGATGCTGCCGGATATGGACGGCTTTACCCTGTGCCAGCGGCTGCGGCAGGAGTACTTCTGGCCCATTTTGATGCTGACCGCCAAGGTGGAGGATATGGACAAGATTATGGGCCTGACCCTGGGGGCGGACGATTACATCACCAAGCCCTTTAACCCGCTGGAGCTGGTGGCGCGGGTAAAGAGACCCAACTGCGGCGCTGCAACCGCTACGACCGGGCCGCCGCGCCCGCACAGGAGCCGGAGGAGCTGGAGGTGA
- the vanY gene encoding D-alanyl-D-alanine carboxypeptidase, with protein MELRREQVFRGDVLLVNAAHPLQGEAPRRLAPPSAAFPDILMENRAAALLAACVAAAGGAGRIRPVSGWRSRAEQQKLWDDSMAEHGEAFTRSYVARPGCSEHETGLAIDLGKTGGALDFIRPAFPYDGACGAFRRLAAGYGFIERYQKGKETLTGIAAEPWHFRYVGAPHALLLLQNGLCLEEYADFLRTGPKSCTLPGGRAARVFYIPCEGETALAELPDGCCQLSGDNVGGLIATVWGE; from the coding sequence GTGGAGCTGCGCCGGGAGCAGGTGTTCCGGGGCGATGTGCTGCTGGTGAACGCCGCCCACCCGCTGCAGGGTGAAGCACCGCGCCGCCTTGCCCCGCCCAGCGCCGCTTTTCCGGACATCCTGATGGAGAACCGGGCCGCCGCGCTGCTGGCCGCCTGTGTGGCCGCGGCGGGCGGGGCCGGGCGCATCCGGCCTGTGTCGGGCTGGCGCAGCCGGGCCGAGCAGCAGAAGCTGTGGGATGACTCGATGGCCGAGCACGGCGAGGCGTTTACCCGCAGCTATGTGGCCCGCCCCGGATGCAGCGAGCATGAGACCGGCCTTGCCATCGACCTTGGGAAAACGGGCGGCGCGCTGGACTTTATCCGGCCCGCCTTCCCCTACGACGGGGCGTGCGGCGCATTTCGGCGGCTTGCCGCCGGGTACGGGTTTATTGAGCGGTACCAGAAGGGCAAGGAAACGCTCACTGGCATTGCCGCCGAGCCCTGGCATTTCCGGTATGTGGGCGCGCCCCACGCGCTGCTGCTGCTGCAGAACGGCCTGTGCCTGGAGGAGTACGCGGATTTTTTGAGGACCGGCCCCAAAAGCTGCACGCTGCCCGGCGGGCGGGCCGCCCGGGTGTTTTACATCCCCTGTGAGGGGGAGACCGCCCTGGCCGAGCTGCCCGACGGCTGCTGCCAGCTCTCGGGCGACAACGTGGGCGGATTGATCGCGACTGTTTGGGGGGAATGA
- the vanTG gene encoding membrane bound serine racemase VanT: MERTKKGPVLDRARLAAALLVVAIHTGPLASYSAEGDFWLCRVLARLAVPFFFMLTGHFLARRAWRGTGALWRRTALLYGAAVLLYLPLNLYAGGFSPWQAVQKLLLTGTFYHLWYLPALLLGLPIAHALAKRGLRLALPTAAALYLVGLAGDSWYGLACRLPGAQTVLDGLLAALGGYTRGGLFFAPLFLLLGAAVKPVRPRAALPGFLAALAALSAEAFWLKSIASPRHDSMYLTLPLAAAALFSGLLAVNGGRDRRSAKLAEAVYLVHPWCIVLVRGAAKALGLQAVLVENSLGHFAAVAALSVAVSALALAVRPVKPDPTARAWRQVDRTALAHNAKLLRRQAGCPLMAVIKADGYGHGAVKTARTLRRQGVRSFAVATLPEAIALRRAGILGEILVLGYTAPGEAALLARWRVSQALVSEEYAQALNGQGRKVRAHLALDTGMHRLGINAADQEALRRVFALPNLKIQGVFSHLCVADGLSAEAVAYTQGQAQRFFEAVEGLRAARIDPGRTHLQASYGLLNLPPLGCGLARPGLALYGVYEDAAPVQRRLELWPALTLKARVAAVRRLKTGEGAGYGLAFTAARPTLLAVMSIGYADGLPRGLAAHGGEVLVRGKRAPVVGRLCMDQMLVDVTDVGQVSMGDAVTVIGRDGPEEIRAEELAARCGTITNELLAGLSPRLGLVYEGA, encoded by the coding sequence ATGGAGCGCACAAAAAAAGGCCCGGTGCTGGACCGGGCGCGCCTTGCCGCGGCGCTGCTGGTGGTGGCGATCCACACCGGGCCGTTGGCCAGCTACAGCGCAGAGGGCGATTTTTGGCTGTGCCGGGTGCTGGCCCGGCTTGCGGTGCCGTTCTTCTTTATGCTCACCGGCCATTTTTTGGCCCGGCGGGCCTGGCGGGGCACCGGGGCGCTGTGGCGGCGCACGGCCCTTTTGTACGGGGCGGCGGTGCTCTTGTACCTGCCGCTGAACCTGTATGCGGGGGGCTTTTCGCCCTGGCAGGCAGTGCAGAAGCTGCTGCTCACCGGTACGTTTTACCACCTTTGGTACCTGCCCGCGCTGCTGTTGGGGCTGCCCATTGCCCATGCGCTGGCCAAGCGGGGGCTGCGGCTTGCCCTGCCCACGGCGGCGGCGCTGTATCTTGTGGGGCTTGCAGGCGACAGCTGGTACGGCCTTGCCTGCCGCCTGCCCGGCGCGCAGACCGTGTTGGACGGGCTGCTGGCGGCGCTGGGAGGCTATACCCGGGGCGGGCTGTTTTTTGCGCCGCTGTTTTTGCTGCTGGGCGCGGCGGTAAAGCCGGTGCGCCCCCGGGCGGCGCTGCCGGGCTTTTTGGCGGCGCTGGCCGCTCTTTCGGCCGAGGCGTTCTGGCTGAAAAGCATTGCCAGCCCCCGGCACGACAGCATGTACCTGACCCTGCCCCTGGCGGCCGCGGCTTTGTTCAGCGGGCTGCTGGCGGTGAACGGCGGGCGGGACAGGCGAAGCGCAAAGCTGGCCGAGGCGGTGTACCTTGTGCACCCCTGGTGCATTGTGCTGGTGCGGGGGGCGGCCAAGGCGCTGGGGCTGCAGGCCGTGCTGGTGGAAAACAGCCTGGGGCATTTTGCGGCGGTGGCGGCGCTGAGCGTAGCGGTTTCGGCCCTGGCCTTGGCCGTGCGGCCGGTAAAGCCCGACCCCACGGCCCGCGCCTGGCGGCAGGTGGACCGCACCGCCCTGGCGCACAACGCAAAACTGCTGCGCCGGCAGGCGGGCTGCCCGCTGATGGCGGTGATCAAAGCGGACGGCTACGGCCACGGAGCGGTAAAAACGGCCCGCACCCTGCGCCGGCAGGGCGTGCGGAGCTTTGCCGTTGCCACCCTGCCGGAGGCCATCGCCCTGCGCCGGGCGGGCATTTTGGGCGAGATACTGGTGCTGGGCTACACCGCGCCCGGGGAGGCGGCGCTGCTGGCGCGGTGGCGGGTGAGCCAGGCTTTGGTGAGCGAGGAATACGCCCAGGCCCTGAATGGCCAGGGGCGGAAGGTGCGCGCCCACCTGGCGCTGGACACCGGCATGCACCGGCTGGGAATAAACGCCGCCGACCAGGAGGCGCTGCGGCGGGTGTTTGCCCTGCCGAACCTGAAAATACAGGGTGTGTTCAGCCATTTGTGCGTGGCCGACGGCCTTTCGGCGGAGGCGGTGGCCTACACCCAGGGGCAGGCGCAGCGCTTTTTTGAGGCGGTGGAGGGCCTGCGGGCGGCGAGGATCGACCCGGGGCGCACCCATTTGCAGGCAAGCTACGGCCTGTTGAACCTGCCGCCCCTGGGCTGCGGGCTGGCCCGGCCGGGGCTTGCGCTTTACGGCGTGTACGAGGATGCCGCGCCGGTGCAGCGGCGGCTGGAGCTTTGGCCCGCGCTGACCCTGAAAGCCCGGGTGGCCGCGGTGCGCCGGCTGAAAACCGGCGAGGGGGCGGGCTATGGCCTTGCCTTTACGGCGGCGCGGCCCACCCTGCTGGCGGTAATGAGCATCGGCTATGCCGACGGCCTGCCCCGCGGGCTTGCGGCGCACGGCGGCGAGGTGCTGGTGCGCGGAAAACGCGCCCCGGTGGTGGGGCGGCTGTGTATGGACCAGATGCTGGTGGATGTGACGGATGTGGGGCAGGTGAGCATGGGCGATGCGGTGACCGTGATCGGCCGGGACGGGCCGGAGGAGATCCGGGCCGAGGAGCTGGCGGCGCGGTGCGGCACCATTACCAACGAACTGCTGGCCGGGCTTTCGCCCCGGCTGGGGCTGGTGTACGAGGGGGCGTGA
- the vanG gene encoding D-alanine--D-alanine ligase has product MMEKKRILVLFGGCSTEYEVSLQSAYAVLSALDKKRYAALTVGITREGEWLYYTGSVENISADTWRQDEVNCLPCAVCPGRGRHELAVFGPTVLRFAFDAAFPVLHGKNGEDGTVQGLFELAGAPLVGCGTLAGALCMDKDRAHKLAALAGVEVPPSAVFGKGAGMGAIAAAAETLGWPLFVKPVRAGSSFGITRVEGPEQLAAAVAGAFLHDGEVILEQAVPGFEVGCAVLGNDALTVGVVDEIELSQGFFNYEEKYTLKTSAIHCPARIPEEAAARVQEAARKVYRALGCRGFARVDFFYTPDGRVVFNEANTIPGFTAHSRYPSMMRGVGLEFPALVTKLIELGFEA; this is encoded by the coding sequence ATGATGGAGAAAAAACGCATTCTGGTGCTGTTCGGCGGCTGTTCCACCGAATACGAAGTGTCGCTGCAATCGGCGTACGCGGTGCTGAGCGCGCTGGACAAAAAGCGCTATGCCGCGCTGACCGTGGGCATTACCCGCGAGGGGGAATGGCTGTATTACACCGGCTCGGTGGAGAACATCTCCGCCGACACCTGGCGGCAGGATGAGGTGAACTGCCTGCCCTGCGCGGTGTGCCCGGGCCGCGGGCGGCATGAGCTGGCGGTGTTCGGCCCCACCGTGCTGCGCTTTGCCTTTGACGCGGCTTTTCCCGTGCTGCACGGCAAAAACGGCGAGGACGGCACCGTGCAGGGGCTGTTTGAGCTGGCGGGGGCGCCGCTGGTGGGCTGCGGCACCCTGGCGGGCGCGCTGTGCATGGACAAGGACCGGGCGCACAAGCTGGCGGCCCTGGCCGGGGTGGAGGTGCCCCCCTCGGCGGTGTTTGGCAAGGGGGCGGGAATGGGCGCCATTGCCGCCGCGGCCGAAACGCTGGGCTGGCCGCTGTTTGTAAAGCCGGTGCGGGCGGGCTCTTCGTTCGGGATCACCCGGGTGGAAGGCCCGGAACAGCTGGCGGCGGCGGTGGCCGGGGCATTTCTGCACGACGGCGAAGTGATTTTGGAACAGGCCGTGCCGGGGTTTGAGGTGGGCTGCGCGGTGCTGGGCAACGATGCGCTGACGGTGGGCGTGGTGGATGAGATCGAGCTTTCGCAGGGGTTTTTCAACTACGAGGAAAAGTACACGTTGAAAACCTCGGCCATCCATTGCCCGGCGCGCATCCCCGAGGAGGCTGCGGCCCGGGTGCAGGAGGCGGCCCGGAAGGTATACCGGGCGCTGGGGTGCAGGGGCTTTGCCAGGGTGGACTTTTTTTACACCCCCGATGGGCGGGTGGTGTTCAACGAGGCGAACACCATCCCGGGCTTTACCGCGCACAGCCGTTACCCCAGCATGATGCGGGGCGTGGGCCTGGAATTCCCCGCGCTGGTGACAAAGCTCATTGAGCTGGGGTTTGAGGCGTGA
- a CDS encoding membrane protein: MSNRYNDPFSEPVQNTLYAEENQRTGTFEYETLASYTTKTFLWMFAGLMLTFGIALVGYAGGLARYLLVSPMMFFGLAIAEVVVVVVMSARIRTISVGGAKGLFFAYAALNGLVFSSYFYLYDLWELVMAFGATALYFGIMAGYGYLTKKDLSGWAKPLFFGLIAMLIVSVIGMLAGLGGLDILLCCAGIILFACYTAYDTQKIKAAYFAYAGNEELAKKASIYAALELYLDFINLFLYILRLFARRRN; the protein is encoded by the coding sequence ATGAGCAACCGCTACAACGACCCCTTCAGCGAACCGGTGCAGAACACCCTCTATGCAGAGGAAAACCAGCGCACCGGCACGTTTGAATACGAAACCCTGGCCAGCTACACCACCAAGACCTTTTTGTGGATGTTTGCGGGCCTGATGCTGACCTTCGGCATCGCGCTGGTGGGCTACGCCGGGGGGCTGGCCCGTTACCTGCTGGTTTCGCCCATGATGTTTTTTGGCCTGGCCATTGCCGAGGTGGTGGTGGTCGTGGTAATGTCGGCACGCATCCGCACCATCAGCGTGGGCGGCGCCAAGGGGCTGTTCTTTGCCTATGCCGCGCTGAACGGCCTGGTGTTCAGCAGCTATTTTTACCTGTATGATCTGTGGGAGCTGGTGATGGCGTTCGGCGCCACCGCCCTGTATTTCGGCATTATGGCGGGCTACGGCTACCTGACCAAAAAGGACCTTTCCGGCTGGGCGAAGCCCCTGTTCTTCGGGCTGATCGCCATGCTGATCGTGAGCGTGATCGGCATGCTGGCGGGCCTGGGCGGGCTGGACATCCTGCTGTGCTGCGCGGGCATTATCCTGTTCGCCTGCTACACCGCCTACGACACCCAGAAGATCAAGGCAGCCTACTTTGCCTACGCGGGCAACGAGGAGCTGGCGAAGAAGGCCAGCATTTACGCCGCGCTGGAATTGTATCTGGACTTTATCAACCTGTTCCTTTATATCCTGCGCCTGTTCGCCCGGCGCCGCAACTAA